One window of the Anaerolineae bacterium genome contains the following:
- the ffh gene encoding signal recognition particle protein, producing the protein MFENLTEKLQAVFDKLSSRGRLTEADVDAALREVRLALLEADVNYKVVKAFLERVRERAIGAEVMRSLTPAQQVVKIVHEELIATLGEGAKLNLSGPIPHVIMLVGLQGAGKTTAVAKLALRLRKQGQRPLMVAADIYRPAAIHQLEVLGKQLDIPVYSEPNNRRPPEICVNAVQHARKAAYTVVLLDTAGRLHINDEMMAELEAIKAKVQPAEVLLVADAMTGQDAVRVAEEFHRRVGLTGLILTKVDGDARGGAAISMRHVTGVPIKFLGTGEKPDALEEFHPDRLASRILGMGDVLSLIEKAEQTMDQQKAMEMGRRLVSGEFTLEDFLEQLHEVKKLGPLSQLLDMIPGMARVSKDLAPEVTEQQLKKVEAIINSMTKEERRRPEIINASRKRRIARGSGTTVQDINQLLGQFRQMQRMMKQLGKTPKRGDLFSLFQ; encoded by the coding sequence ATGTTTGAGAATCTAACCGAGAAACTGCAGGCGGTCTTTGATAAGCTTTCCTCGCGCGGCCGGCTGACCGAAGCCGATGTCGACGCCGCTTTGCGCGAGGTGCGCCTGGCGCTCCTGGAAGCCGATGTCAACTATAAGGTTGTCAAAGCCTTCCTGGAGCGGGTGCGGGAGCGGGCCATCGGCGCGGAGGTCATGCGGAGCCTGACCCCTGCTCAGCAGGTGGTCAAGATCGTGCATGAGGAGCTGATCGCCACGCTGGGCGAGGGCGCCAAGCTCAATCTGAGCGGGCCGATCCCGCACGTGATCATGCTGGTTGGTCTGCAGGGCGCCGGCAAGACCACCGCCGTCGCTAAACTGGCACTGCGCCTGCGCAAACAGGGACAGCGGCCTCTGATGGTGGCGGCGGACATTTATCGGCCGGCGGCCATCCATCAGCTTGAGGTGCTGGGCAAACAGCTCGACATCCCCGTATACAGCGAGCCGAACAACCGCCGGCCGCCGGAAATTTGCGTCAACGCCGTCCAGCATGCCCGCAAGGCGGCCTATACCGTCGTACTGCTGGACACCGCCGGCCGCCTGCATATCAACGATGAGATGATGGCGGAACTGGAGGCCATCAAGGCGAAGGTCCAGCCGGCGGAGGTGCTCCTGGTCGCCGATGCCATGACCGGGCAGGATGCCGTGCGCGTGGCCGAGGAGTTCCACCGCCGGGTGGGGCTGACGGGTCTCATCCTGACCAAGGTGGACGGGGACGCGCGCGGCGGCGCGGCCATCTCCATGCGCCATGTGACCGGGGTGCCCATCAAGTTCCTGGGCACTGGCGAGAAGCCGGATGCCTTGGAGGAGTTTCACCCTGACCGCCTGGCTTCCCGCATCCTGGGCATGGGGGATGTGCTCAGCCTGATCGAGAAGGCGGAGCAGACCATGGACCAGCAGAAGGCGATGGAGATGGGCCGGCGGCTGGTCAGCGGCGAGTTCACCCTGGAGGACTTCCTGGAACAGCTTCATGAGGTCAAGAAGCTGGGGCCGCTCTCGCAACTGCTGGATATGATCCCCGGCATGGCACGGGTCAGCAAAGACCTGGCGCCGGAGGTCACGGAGCAACAGCTCAAGAAGGTGGAGGCCATCATCAACTCGATGACGAAGGAGGAGCGCCGGCGGCCGGAAATCATCAACGCCAGCCGCAAGCGCCGCATTGCCCGCGGCTCCGGCACCACCGTCCAGGATATCAACCAACTGCTGGGACAGTTCCGGCAAATGCAGAGGATGATGAAGCAGTTGGGCAAGACCCCGAAGCGGGGCGACCTGTTTTCCTTGTTCCAGTAA